The proteins below come from a single Maylandia zebra isolate NMK-2024a linkage group LG23, Mzebra_GT3a, whole genome shotgun sequence genomic window:
- the plpp2b gene encoding phospholipid phosphatase 2b isoform X1 — MKDQKKKKLFVVVDVLCVTAAALPFIIMTIVSKPYQRGIYCNDDSIKYPLKLDTITPGMLAAITICCTLVIISSGEAYLVYRQRIQSNTQFNQYIAALYKVVGTFLFGGAVSQSLTDLAKYTIGRPRPNFMAVCAPKVCTGYMLVINCTGTPEDVTESRLSFYSGHSSFSMYCMLFLALYVQARFVAKWARLLRPTIQFFLVAFAVYVGYTRVSDYKHHWSDVLVGLLQGALVALLNVHFVSDFFEKCPKRSKRPGTRDGEEPERKPSVQIADSENSNHYNYHSRGTV; from the exons CGGCACTGCCTTTCATCATTATGACCATTGTCTCCAAGCCATACCAAAGAGGCATTTACTGCAATGATGACAGCATCAAGTATCCCCTAAAACTAGACACCATCACCCCCGGTATGCTGGCAGCTATCACCATCTGCTGCACTCTCGTCATT ATCTCATCTGGAGAGGCTTATCTGGTCTACAGACAGAGGATTCAGTCTAACACACAGTTCAATCAGTATATAGCTGCACTCTACAAGGTAGTAGGCACCTTTCTGTTTGGAGGAGCTGTCAGCCAGTCGCTTACTGACCTTGCAAAGTACACTATTGGGCGTCCAAGGCCAAACTTCATGGCAGTATGTGCACCGAAAGTCTGCACAGGATACATGCTGGTGATCAACTGCACTGGGACTCCTGAGGATGTCACAGAGTCTAG ATTGTCCTTCTATTCTGGTCACTCCTCTTTTAGCATGTACTGCATGCTTTTCCTAGCG CTTTACGTGCAGGCGAGATTTGTGGCAAAGTGGGCCAGACTTCTCCGGCCCACCATCCAGTTCTTCCTGGTGGCCTTCGCGGTTTATGTGGGTTACACCCGAGTCTCTGATTACAAGCACCATTGGAGCGATGTGCTGGTGGGGCTGCTGCAGGGAGCGCTTGTTGCTTTGCTAAAT GTGCACTTTGTGTCGGATTTCTTCGAGAAGTGTCCTAAACGTTCCAAGAGGCCGGGCACTCGCGATGGTGAGGAACCAGAAAGGAAACCCAGCGTGCAGATTGCAGACTCTGAGAACAGCAACCATTACAACTACCACAGTCGTGGCACTGTGTGA
- the plpp2b gene encoding phospholipid phosphatase 2b isoform X2 codes for MTIVSKPYQRGIYCNDDSIKYPLKLDTITPGMLAAITICCTLVIISSGEAYLVYRQRIQSNTQFNQYIAALYKVVGTFLFGGAVSQSLTDLAKYTIGRPRPNFMAVCAPKVCTGYMLVINCTGTPEDVTESRLSFYSGHSSFSMYCMLFLALYVQARFVAKWARLLRPTIQFFLVAFAVYVGYTRVSDYKHHWSDVLVGLLQGALVALLNVHFVSDFFEKCPKRSKRPGTRDGEEPERKPSVQIADSENSNHYNYHSRGTV; via the exons ATGACCATTGTCTCCAAGCCATACCAAAGAGGCATTTACTGCAATGATGACAGCATCAAGTATCCCCTAAAACTAGACACCATCACCCCCGGTATGCTGGCAGCTATCACCATCTGCTGCACTCTCGTCATT ATCTCATCTGGAGAGGCTTATCTGGTCTACAGACAGAGGATTCAGTCTAACACACAGTTCAATCAGTATATAGCTGCACTCTACAAGGTAGTAGGCACCTTTCTGTTTGGAGGAGCTGTCAGCCAGTCGCTTACTGACCTTGCAAAGTACACTATTGGGCGTCCAAGGCCAAACTTCATGGCAGTATGTGCACCGAAAGTCTGCACAGGATACATGCTGGTGATCAACTGCACTGGGACTCCTGAGGATGTCACAGAGTCTAG ATTGTCCTTCTATTCTGGTCACTCCTCTTTTAGCATGTACTGCATGCTTTTCCTAGCG CTTTACGTGCAGGCGAGATTTGTGGCAAAGTGGGCCAGACTTCTCCGGCCCACCATCCAGTTCTTCCTGGTGGCCTTCGCGGTTTATGTGGGTTACACCCGAGTCTCTGATTACAAGCACCATTGGAGCGATGTGCTGGTGGGGCTGCTGCAGGGAGCGCTTGTTGCTTTGCTAAAT GTGCACTTTGTGTCGGATTTCTTCGAGAAGTGTCCTAAACGTTCCAAGAGGCCGGGCACTCGCGATGGTGAGGAACCAGAAAGGAAACCCAGCGTGCAGATTGCAGACTCTGAGAACAGCAACCATTACAACTACCACAGTCGTGGCACTGTGTGA